GAGGAACATGGGTTACTATATGCACAATGCCATACTTATTCCTGAGATTGACGATGCCATGCTGTCCATTTCATGAATGATAGTAGTTCATCATCAGTTTTTTGTTGATGACATTTTTGTATATTCTTTGTATTATGGTTCTTAACCTCAGATAGTGGACCATCACACCTTCAGGAATGAGACTACAGCAACTAACTGTCATGACATggctaatggtgcacaaattaATGGATGCTGATGAAGAAAAGTTTGCATATCTTCTTTATGTGTTGGCAGtttgctgtttggctttttaCAAAATGACTGAATGGCatgatagtatttttttttccttttttaacaaTCATCTATCAAATAGCAACATATATCTAATAGTGAAGTGAAATATAAATCACTTCTAAAATTAAGAAATTAAATCACAGGCACACCACCAGAACATTAAGACATGATTGAACTCTCAGCACATGTTACAGCTGACAGAAGGTTTAATTAACATAATGTCATATTGTTTGCTCTCTTAACAATATGTGCCTAataagatttctctctctctctctctctctctctctctctctctctctctctctctctctctacaccttggattaaaaacaaaacttaatatgTTACTACCAGCATACATACAAAGGATACAGCATTCCAATCCTAGTCAGTCATGCTcaattgttttctatttctttatgttccatttttctttactttttttatgcatatttttcACATTACCAAGCATGATTGTTATTACAAAGAGTTTTCACCAAGAAAAATTCTagcatttcattaacattataacTAATATTACTATAATGTTGTTCATACCAAGTTCacttttattgtcattagtatttttattgcatttattattatcattatcattaccatttattattattattatcattattattattattattattatcatttattattattattattattattattattattatcatcatcatcatcatcatcattataatcactattattatctttatcatgttatttttattatcattgttgttactatgaatatattattattaatatcattattattatcattattactactatcattatcattattattattattattatcattattattactattattattattattattattattattattactattattactatcatcattatcattattaccatcattaatcTGTTATCGCTTATTTAATGTTAATGCTTGTATTATCTATGGTCGTGGATGAACCACAACACATGTCCATCTACACCAGGGTTTCCCAAAACGGGCAGTACCGGCCCCTCTTGGGCGTTGGAAGGATTCGGGAGGATGGTATGTGAATAGGGGGCGGAAGGGAGGCGCCAGTAGGACATCACAACCAATCTAAAAATATTCTTGCATTGAGAATTTCAGATTTTGGTGTTAACGAATCTAAAGacgtactattattattaatgtccaCACATCAGCAACCGAGCAATCCTAAAACTATATCAATGTAATTATTGTACCATTATATTCATGGTTATTTAACGTCCCATCTCTGAATTGGAGGTGAAGTGATCAGGTAAAAACTCGAAAATTGAGAGGTATAAGTATTGGTGGGAAAAGTCACTCATTCCTACTGTAAATCACAGCTAGTGAAAGTGTGCTAGTCTTAAGTCACTTATAGTTGTattatgttgtttgtgtttgtgtacgtaGGGGCTCCAGTGATGTGAGTGGGAGCCAAGGGGACAGCAGTCCGAAAAGtctgggaaccactgctctacacCCTTATAACTGACAGGTCCGTAAAAGAGCTTCGGCTTTTTAAATTACCTTAACTTAACCATCAATATGATCTACTGTATTGTTTCTATGTAATTCACAAGTGGCCAATAAATATATCTGTATCAGTATTGGTATCTCAACACCCTTTCATTGTTCAGAAACCAACTGTTTAATTTGCAAACACATTTAGAAATGCAATAAAATCTATTTAACAGTTACgtaggtaaaaaaagaaaagaaaatgtcatcACTCACCTTTCTTCAACTTCTCTGTGGACGCGTCTGAGCCCTGCTCGCTCGTTTCGTCTTCAGCGGAATCCTGAGACTGCGGCGTGTCCTTCACAGAGATCTTGTGACACACCTCGAACGCTTGCCCCACTGTTCTCACCACTCTCATTGCCTGGCTCTGGTGAAAAGAGTAAAGTTGTTAGTTACTAATATCGGAATCCACCTGAGCAATAATATACACTGTGCCAACTAAGACTCCCCACTCAACTAAGCTTGCCAATACTACTATACAACTTTGTCCTTGTCCAGCTCCAACTTTCACTGGCGCCATAGCATCCGGAAGGCGCCCCGCACAATTCATTACTTATTCACTAGACTCCCTCTAAGCTACAGATAAGCTGACTACAAATACTTATCTTACCAGACCTAAATGTAAATGGAGGGAATAATCTATATGCGGAAATGGCCTAAAACCAGTGGCCTTACACGAGACTGAACATACAAGGACGTCTCCTGCATgaagtaataacaaaaacagtttTTTTCACAGAGGCTAAAGCTTACATTTGATGAAGAGCACACTATGCAtcataaatgtatatattattACTTACCTGTACTCATGCTGTCCAGTGCAATGGCAGACTTACGCTATGAGAAAGTTTATAAAACATGCTTTCTACGTAAGTTGATCATATTGCACAGGTTACCGTTGTAATATTATGGCTATTACCCAATTCCTCACCTCTAAATCAATGTCTTCGATGCTAAGAGTATTGGCCGCTGCATTGGATTGGCTTCTCTGCCGGCCATTAACTATTCCATGCTCTGTAAGGAAAGTCACGGCCTGCTGGACTGGTGATGATCTTTGTTTCTTTAGTGAGCTGTTGCGAGATGCAGGCTTGGTCGGCTTGGTGTGGCCTGTGGTACCTTTGCTGCCACTAGGGGGCAAGGACTTCCCTGGGCTGGGCTGCAGCGACACGGCTCTCCCGTGGCGCTGAGGCGGCGGACTGACAGGTGTCTTGGATGACGAGGCAGCCAGCGGGTTGGAGGAGGATTTTAAGGTAGGTGAGGTAGGATGGTGAGCAGCAGACATTTTGGCCTCAGATGAAGGCTGCTGGTTGACGGCGTCTTTCGAGGTCGATGGAGATTCTACAGGTGAAGATGCCTTGGCCGAGGATGTGGAGACCTGAGTGGGCACTGTCTTACTGGTGGGTGTTGACTGCTGGCTGGCGGGTCCCTGGCGTAGTGGTGAGGCAAGCTGGCTGCTCGCTGCATGGGTGGGACTGGTGGGTGGAGTTAATATAGGTGTTGGTGCCCCAGCCAAAATGCTCGGGTGAGAGAGAAGACCAGGATTGCCGAGCATCGAGGTTACGCCGGACACAGTTCCAGACGAGGTAACACCTTGAGACAATACGGTGGGAATCATGTTTGTGACGCCCGGTACGCCGCCCAGGGCACTGAAGCCACTCAAACCCACGATGCCAGCAATACTGTGAGGGCGGCCAAGCCCCTGTCTTGTAGTGTGTGGGTGGTAGTGGGAGGGGGGCTGGTCGCCAGATTGATGGTGTTGGCCCGAATGATCATGGGACGGATGGTGCAGCACGGAATGGGGAGGCTGAGTTGTACTGTCAGGTGGGCGGCGAGAAGAGGTATGGCCGCCGTTCCTGGACGGGGTAACAACTTCAGGTTCCCGGAAGGAAAGTTTCTTACGTGGACGGTCGTCCGGGACGCACATTGCGGCGTCTGTCCCCCCCGGATGCTTAAGCATGTCGCCTTGGGGCAGACCGGTGGCGCAGCACGGGCTGAGGTGTCCTATAGCCGCTGACAGGCATGAGCTTCACCGTCATGGGACGTATGACCGCTTACCCATTGCCCATTTCACTTCAAATATCaatgtcaccaccatcatcaacccGAGTCAGTTCCTCTTACCACACCAATAAACAACCAACTTGCATCCACTGGCCTTCTCGCCCACTCACTATGTCAATTTGTTATATCACAATACAGAACCTCTGTATCTTACGTTctcttaatattatcattattgcttccTCAACAGCCTTTTTTCCACTGTGCTTGTCTGCACAGCTCGGTGGTAACACTTCCTCTGCCTCGTGCAACGTCCTGGGCAACTAAGCGCTACACTGGACTCATAGTGACGTCAAGGAGCAAGACCAGACCTCATGGCAACACTTGCCGACAAGATGTGTTATTTTGTTTGGACGGACGATAGTAAACACTCCAGCGGTGCCTCGCCTGCGTCATTTCTCGGTAAATTGTGGCTGTGACACTTCATGTAAACAAGTCATAATCTGTGCTGACGGATGGGCCGCGTCATTCAAAATTAATATAGGAAATGCACCTCAAGACAcctttattgaaaaaaaagtcaccagAAACATCCACATCACCTGTTTCTTATATACGACTGATATGATTTAGATTATTATACGCTTTCTCATGTTTGATTCGTAGAAGTATTACGAATATGTTGAACAAATGTGTTTTCTCTCTAGGTCTAGCACTAATGAACGCTCCCTAAAGATAACAAGATAAACTAACAAATACATGAGGAcgtaagggaaaataaaaaaaaaaaactggaggagggaaggaaggaccgGGGTGGCAAGGTGTGTAC
Above is a genomic segment from Portunus trituberculatus isolate SZX2019 chromosome 40, ASM1759143v1, whole genome shotgun sequence containing:
- the LOC123516321 gene encoding flocculation protein FLO11-like isoform X2, which codes for MLKHPGGTDAAMCVPDDRPRKKLSFREPEVVTPSRNGGHTSSRRPPDSTTQPPHSVLHHPSHDHSGQHHQSGDQPPSHYHPHTTRQGLGRPHSIAGIVGLSGFSALGGVPGVTNMIPTVLSQGVTSSGTVSGVTSMLGNPGLLSHPSILAGAPTPILTPPTSPTHAASSQLASPLRQGPASQQSTPTSKTVPTQVSTSSAKASSPVESPSTSKDAVNQQPSSEAKMSAAHHPTSPTLKSSSNPLAASSSKTPVSPPPQRHGRAVSLQPSPGKSLPPSGSKGTTGHTKPTKPASRNSSLKKQRSSPVQQAVTFLTEHGIVNGRQRSQSNAAANTLSIEDIDLESQAMRVVRTVGQAFEVCHKISVKDTPQSQDSAEDETSEQGSDASTEKLKKDLLDTESTQEDLVTLTPSDSVNEDSVEHLLQRPNKLEPLAPPAGSDIFLKGAGETYTSPLSEPLPSGDSLPMAGTPLSVHHELQLLREQLEQQQQQTQAAVSQVHLLRDQLAAETAARLEAQARTHQLLVHNKELLEHIQALVLQVREMEMKMSGSGGVMPSTQLLPSPPEIKSQEPSMNSKLQGVPRPRLAQRPEECSSTPSLSSESDLKRDSSGQSSGESVTQAVAQLYALEPHRLAQVPEDAVTLGPYGPTPLGTPRNLNGPITRTASERVSRQETLAQLQRMAWARHTTK
- the LOC123516321 gene encoding flocculation protein FLO11-like isoform X6: MLKHPGGTDAAMCVPDDRPRKKLSFREPEVVTPSRNGGHTSSRRPPDSTTQPPHSVLHHPSHDHSGQHHQSGDQPPSHYHPHTTRQGLGRPHSIAGIVGLSGFSALGGVPGVTNMIPTVLSQGVTSSGTVSGVTSMLGNPGLLSHPSILAGAPTPILTPPTSPTHAASSQLASPLRQGPASQQSTPTSKTVPTQVSTSSAKASSPVESPSTSKDAVNQQPSSEAKMSAAHHPTSPTLKSSSNPLAASSSKTPVSPPPQRHGRAVSLQPSPGKSLPPSGSKGTTGHTKPTKPASRNSSLKKQRSSPVQQAVTFLTEHGIVNGRQRSQSNAAANTLSIEDIDLESQAMRVVRTVGQAFEVCHKISVKDTPQSQDSAEDETSEQGSDASTEKLKKDLLDTESTQEDLVTLTPSDSVNEDSVEHLLQRPNKLEPLAPPAGSDIFLKGAGETYTSPLSEPLPSGDSLPMAGTPLSVHHELQLLREQLEQQQQQTQAAVSQVHLLRDQLAAETAARLEAQARTHQLLVHNKELLEHIQALVLQVREMEMKMSGSGGVMPSTQLLPSPPEIKSQKHGV